Below is a genomic region from Bacteroidota bacterium.
TACGGATACAGCACCAATACCGTAGGCTGTGTTTTCTTAAACGATTGGTAAGTAATCAATAACGGTTTTTTACTCACCAATGCCCTGTGCAAAGGGTCAATATGCTCCAGCCCCTTCAACAATTCATTCTTCTCAAAATCAATGTACGATACCCCCTTGTGTTGCTGTTTATAAATCTTGTCCTCCAAGCGGCTCACCATTTCGGTAAGCTCATCAAAATAGCTAAAGCCCTTAAACTGTTTCAATACCCCCACTACTTCCGTCAGCGTGTCCACATCCTGTTTACTCAGCGGGTTGCTGGTAATGCTGTAATTGCGGTCGTCGTAGCTGTAAAACTTCTTATCCTGCACCACAATGGGTGCATTGTAGCCCAACTTATCACTGCGCATATTCTGCAAATCAAGCTGCACCGTGCGGCGGCTCACGCCTTGCGTAATGCCCTCGTACTCGTACAATGCATTTGCACAGGCTTCCACAAGGTCGTCAAGCGTCCATTTTCTAAAGCGGTTTCGCAGGCATTGGTCGATGGTTTTATAGCGCAAAAGTGCCAGTTTGTTTAAAGGCATGGTTAAAAACGGGGTTATTTACATCCAAAACTACAAAATACTACGCAATGTATTTGCGTACTTCTTCAATTTTCATTTATCATTTAACATTTATTTCAATGATATTAAGTAAGTTAAGTAAATATTTATAAAATACTTTAACTGCGCAATTCGGCTGCGTAGTACGTCCCAACCTTTGTATCAGCAAAACAGCTAAAAAGAATTAAAACAAAAGGAGGACACAAAACATGCGTTTCAACATCTTTAAAAAAGAAAACCCAACAGTAAAGGCCATCAAGCCTACTGTGAACCATGAAAACGCACCTGCGTATACACTTACCCCTGAGGTGGAGTTGTATACTGCCGTAGCAACTGCCGGACTTAGCGATAATTTTTACGAAAAGGCCGGTAACAAGCTGGAGCGTATTCAATCGCTTATTGCAAAAAACAACCCTGAGTTTGTGGCAAAACTGGCGGTTTATACCCGTACCAAAATGCACTTACGAAGCGTGCCCCTTGTATTGGCGGTTGAGTTGGCAAAAACCAACAACGGTAACGGTTTGGTAAGTAAAACGGTGAACGGTGTGGTGCAACGTGCGGATGAAATTGCCGAGTTGCTTGCCTACTACCAAATGGCCAACACCCGTACCGGGGCTAAAAAACTGAACCGTTTATCAAAACAGGTGCAAAAAGGTTTGGCAATGGCATTTAACAAGTTTGATGAATACCAATTTGCCAAATATAACCGGGCTGCCGAAGTGAAACTACGCGATGCGCTGTTTCTTGTGCACCCAAAAGCTGCCAACGAAGAACAACAAGCGGTATTTACCAAAATTGCCAACGATACGTTGCAAACGCCCTATACATGGGAAACTGAATTATCAGCCCTTGGCCAAAAGAAGTTTGAAAGCCCTGTTGTGAAAGCAGCCGTTTTCAAAGTAAAGTGGGAAGAATTGATAGCGAGCAATAAAATGGGCTACATGGCTACTATGCGTAACCTGCGCAATATGTTAGAGGCAAATGTATCAATGGTACACCTTGAAAAAGTAGCTGCTTATTTAAGTAACGAAAAGGCTGTGGCCAATTCAAAACAGTTGCCCTTCCGTTTCTTGGCGGCCTACCGTGAGTTGAAGGAGTTGAATTATAAAGGCGTGAGCATTTTGTTGGATGCACTTGAAGACGCTGTAACCGCAAGTGCGGCAAACATAGCGGGTTTTGATAGCAATACCAGCGTAGTTATAGCCTGCGACGTTTCAGGCTCGATGCAAAAAGCAGTATCGGCCAAAAGCAAAATAATGTTGTACGACGTGGGTTTGATGCTGGGTATGTTGTTGCAATCGCGTTGTAAAAATGTGGTGAGCGGTATGTTTGGCGACCGTTGGAAGATAATAAATATGCCTAAGCGCAATGTGTTATCAAACGTGAACGAATACTATCGTCGCGAAGGCGAAGTGGGTTACTCGACCAATGGTTATTTGGTAATTGACGACCTGATACGCCGCAACGAGATAGTGGACAAAGTGATGATGTTTACCGATGTGCAATTGTGGAGTACAGGTTTGATGGCTAACCAAATGGAGATAAAATGGAAAGCCTACAAACGGATAGCTCCCAAAGCCAAACTGTATTTGTTTGACTTGGCAGGTTACGGTAATACGCCTTTGCGAATGACACGCCACGATGTGCACCTGATAGCCGGCTGGAGCGATAAAATATTCGACTTGCTGGCGGCTATGGAAAACGGCCAAACCGCCGTTGAGGTGATTAATAAAATGGAGTTGTAACTGTTGAACACCCTCTCAGCACTCTCCCTTAATAGGGAGAGGCCGCGCAAAGCTCTGCGCGTTGGATCCCCCCTAAAAAGGGGGAACACAAGAGGGTGTTTATTTGGACCGTAGGCCTAATGGTTAGGGCACCCCACTGTCTATGGGATATTCAAACGGGTTCGACTCCCGTACGGTCCGCAACAACAAACTGTCATCCTGAACTTGTTTCAGAAGCTCAGTATTTATTTGTTGACTTTTGTTATTCTCTGTCATTACTGATGTTTCGTCGAATAATTGACTTTTCTATTTGCTACTTTATGCCACATTTTGTTACATTTGTTGTACCTATGTTGTACCGATTAGGGGTGCAACATGGGTTTAACAACAAACTATGGCGACCATAAAATTACTACTTAGAACGTCCAAAACATTAGCCGACGGTTCCCATCCGATTGTAATCAGGGTAACAGTCAACCGCAAGTCTAAGTTTATCTTCACAGGAAAGACAGCAAAAGTATCCCAATGGGACGCAGCTTTGGGGCTTACCAATAAGAAACACCCTTTACATTCTGAACTAAACATCTATTTAAGCCAACGGTTATTGGATGCCCAAACAGAACTACTCGAACTCCAACGCCAAAAGAAAGGGTTTTCAGCCGGAACCGTTCGGGAGATAATAAAGGATAATAAGCCCTCAATGACCTTTGTTCAATTCTGCGATAAACTGCTTGCAGAACTAAAAGAACAAGGACGCATCGGCACAAGAGGTACTTACCGCAGTATTAAGAACTCAGTCCTTCGATTTACCAACAACAATCAACAGTTAACCTTTTTAGATATTGACCTTGCTTTTTTAGTGAAATACGAACAGTATTTAAAAGCCAACGGGTTTAAAAACTCGTACATCAAAACGATGCTGAATAAACTACAGGCTCTTTTTGGCAAAGCTATCCTTGAGAGAGTAGTTAAAAAGAACAACAACCCGTTTTTAGAATACAGTTTAAGCCATTTGCGCCCCGAATACCAGCACCGCTCCCTTGACAAAGCCAAATTAGAAATTCTGCTCAACTATATCGCCGAAACAGGGTCGATTAAACACGATACCATTAACTACTTTACCTTTTCCTATTACTGTTGGGGCATCAATTTCACCGATATGGCCAAACTGCAATGGAAAGACATCTATAATGGAAGGTTGGTGTATAACCGTGCCAAAACAGGAAAGCTATACAATATATTACTGTTAGAACCTGCCTTAAAGGTAGTGGAGTATTATAAACAACTTAAATACGGTGAGAATGTTATCCCGCCTGCCGAGGATTATATTTTTCCCATCCTCGACCCTGTGAAATATAATACTCCTTCAAAGGCTACCCATCGTATAGAAATGAAACTTTCTTTGACCAATAAATACCTTAAAATCATAGAAGCCGAACTGGGGCTTGGGGAGAAAGTAACCTTTTACATGGCAAGGCATACGTTTGCTACCCAACTGTTACGGAAAGATGTAGCCACTGCCAAAATCCAAAATATGTTAGGGCATTCTACTGAACGCATGACGCAAGTGTATTTGGATAGCTTCAAAAACGATGAATTAGACGAAGTGTCCAAGCTATTGGTGGGATAACCGACCCGTGTCAACCCATACACGGATTAAGGCAACTTTTCCAACAACGCGTTGTTGCAGTCAAAAAATACGTAAAGAGTTAGTAATAAAATAATTACTTAATAAATCAAAAAACACGGTGTTTTTTGGTAAAATTAACTGATTACTACTGAAACACTTGTAAAAACGTCGCGTTGCGGATTTTCCAACACAGCGTTTCTCAGGAATTGTATAACTAATTGGTTACTAATATTATTTGAAAAAACACCTGCAACAACGTGTTGTTTTTTAGCCCCCCTTGCTACCTATGGGGTGTAATACCCGTCATTACATAGTTTGTCGAAAATGTTTAAAAAACTGGCACGTTTTTTACATAATTGCGTTCTACTGAAAAAACAATCGGTATTAACACCGTTGGTTTTACAGTTATGATTTTAGGACACACATTTGTAAGGAAGGAGACCAAACTATGAATTTTCGCAACAACATCTTTGTTGAGGTGATGCACGCCCATTTCAACCATTATTTACAGTATTACAGGCACGAACCGTTAAACAGGGGTAACAGCCACCCCAACCAACCGCCCCCGACACATGGCTACCCTGACGACTTCTTCAGCATCTTTGAGATGATTACCGACCCCACTGAAGAGAAGCGCAAAGCTGTTAATGAAAGGTTGGAAAAGTTATTGGAGGACAATGCAGACCAAATGCCGCAACTGGAGAATGTACCCAAACCGAAGGTAAAGTACAATTCGATATTAGGTGTGCGGATGAACCTTAAACAAATTAAAGTCGGTCACCCCGATAATCGGGTAACTATTGTAACCTATCGGTATCAGTTTTATAAACTGCATTATGTATTAATGTTTCTTTTGAGTCGTGATAAGATGAAAAGGACACACATTTACAACAACCATTTAAGAGCGGCGCATCGGGAAATCTATCCTGACATCCTACCTCAAAGACAAACAAAGGCCGAACGTAACAAACAAGTGGTTGAAAAATTGGAGGTAGCACCATTGAACGATGCAAAATCGCCTGAGTTTACTTTACGCCGTCGTGTAATTGCTTTAATAAATATGTTAGGAGCGTTAGGTGTGGATTTTTCCCGAACTGACTTAACCCAAACAGCAAGGTTTATTCATGTGATACTTGACAAAGAAATACCTACCGATAGGGCAGGAAATGTTAAAATGGACAACTCACCGATATACAAGATGGCCAAAACGCTAAACAAAGTGTCCGTATTTAGGCTAAAAACTGACCTGCTTTCAGTGAAAAATCTGTTCCAGCAATTTCCAAACCTACGCGAAAATGCACCCATGCAGGAGCTAATTAAACAACTGGAAATCAAAGTCAAAGAAAGCGCTAAATAACCTATGGGGTGGGCTTATGGGGTGGGTAACGGGGTAGTCCGACCAACATGACGGGTTACCCCACCAACCCACCCCGACAAAACGGCCAAAAATTAGGCACAAAATTCGGGGTAGGTTGGATGCCCACCCCATGCACTTTTTCTTCTCAGATTTGCTGCACTTACTCGAAACACAAAATGGCAGCAAATCCATTCACCGAACTTTCAGAAAAATTAGATGCCCTTACTCAACAAGTGGCAGAAATGAACCGCAAGATGCAGGGGCAGACTTTTCAAATTGACAAGCCTTTAACCGTGCAAGAGGCAGCCACCTATTTATGCCTTTCAAAAAGCAGATTGTACCATTTAACCTCCCAACGGGCACTTCCGTTTTTTAAGCGCGGGCAAGCTACCCTATTCCGTAAAGAGGAATTGGACAAGTGGCTACAATCCAAACGCCAAAAATCAGCCGACGAAATCAGGCAGGACGCTAAAAGTTACAAGGGCTAAACGTTTAACCATTCGTTTGTATGGACATTTACAAGCCCCAAACCCATCCCTGCACAGGGTGCAAAATGCCTTTGCAAACTGAACCTAACCTTGCTTTGGGTGCTTTTTCAGTAACGGCGGGCATTTTCCGTTGCAATCGTTGCAACAGTGTTTTGGCAGTATCCCTTTCACTCCCTCAAAATCCCAAACAAAACGTATAACAATGGCAAAGAAAACCACAACGCCTGCCCCAGCTATTTCGATAGATGCGGTAAAGGAGCAGGTAAAAACGCACCTCACTCCAAAAGATACAAAGGGCAACCCTGCCCACGACAGGCATTTGACCGACAGCCAGCGCACATGGCTGATTATTGATGAGATAACCGACGGACTAAAATCTCAAAATCCACAGGGAGGTATTACCAAAGCTCTGGTAGTAAAAGCCGTTACCGAACTGGTACAGGAAGGGATAATTAAACAAAGGTTGCGCAAGCCCCCACACATTAGCGAATATACATCCGTTCATTAACAATGCCCCCTCACAAGCAAGTGAACAATAAGCAAGCGCAGGGGGCTGAATAGCCCCCTTTGCCGCTTGGTGAAGTAGTTAAGTAAATTAAGACAGGGGAACTGCAAATGTACCTTCAAAAAGCCAAAGCAGAAACCGAAAAAATACGGCACATACAGCGGTTGCTATTGTTTCCGACCGTACCCCATAACCAAGGGGATACCGAACTGTTAACCCGTCAAATCGCTACCCACCAGCGAATACACAAACGTTTCATCACCCTTGCCCAAAAACACCAACAAAACCCCAACAACACGTTGTTTTTATGAGAACCGACCGCACCACACCTCAAAATACACACCCTGCCCCAATAGACGGGTTTGATTACCGCAGGATAGACATTGCAGAAGTACGCAAGCACCTCAACCAGTTTGTAAAGGACTTCAACCAAAAGGCAGCAACCCCAAAAGAGCGTATCAGAGGCGGTTTATTCCTAACTTTATTAAAAGTATGCGATGCCTACGTGCGCCAAAATAATCGTGTAGGGTGTCTAACAATTAACCCCATACCCTGCCGCATGAACAATGTGCGGTTAGCCCACCTTGTCAAAGTTGATAAACGCACCATTTTAAACCACCTTTCCAAGCTGGAGCAAATGGGGATTGTACAAAAGACCTTTCGGGGTACGAAAGCTGATTACGAATTAACCGTGCCGGCGTGGATACTACTTTACGACCCCCAAAGCTCCAACAATACGTTGTTGGGAAACCAACCCACTGCCGATAGCACTGAAAATACAGATAAAGCGAAAAATGTGCGCCAAAGCAATCTTGTAAACTCTTTAGAAAAGAGTAATATACACTCTATTCCCTGTGAATTGGGGGATAACGGGATAGAAAACAATAGTGGCCAGCCTCCTTTGTCGGCTGATACTGCAAAGCCTCTTGGACTTTTCTCTTGTACACCCCTCAAAGCAGATGGTTGTGTGGAAAACCCACCCTTATCCACAGACGAATTTCCTGAACAAAGGCTGGGCGGCGGCGCGGCGGCCAAAAAATACCCCGCATGGCAGTTGGCAATGGTGTTGGAGTTTTACCGCTATGCTATCAGCTCCCTGTATCCTTACCACCAGTTCGACAAAGAAACGGAGCGTAAAATCAAAAACAAGTTGTTTAACCACGTGTACGGCAGTTTTAAGCAACCACTAACCCGTGATGGATGGGAAAAGTACCAACAAACCTTAATCCAACGGGTGGATTTGATAGCAGCATGGAAGGAGCG
It encodes:
- a CDS encoding WYL domain-containing protein — its product is MPLNKLALLRYKTIDQCLRNRFRKWTLDDLVEACANALYEYEGITQGVSRRTVQLDLQNMRSDKLGYNAPIVVQDKKFYSYDDRNYSITSNPLSKQDVDTLTEVVGVLKQFKGFSYFDELTEMVSRLEDKIYKQQHKGVSYIDFEKNELLKGLEHIDPLHRALVSKKPLLITYQSFKKTQPTVLVLYPYLLKEYRNRWFLLGRRKDHKETTTTLLALDRIVGFSEMPGEPFVEAAFNPHTFFDDVIGVTKTLQDRPQLIELWVDKDNAPYVITKPLHPSQEVRRQDEEGIYITINVVMNFELEREILGFGERMKVLSPRRFQQRIKNKLGKAVGLYEVRTAQ
- a CDS encoding TROVE domain-containing protein, coding for MRFNIFKKENPTVKAIKPTVNHENAPAYTLTPEVELYTAVATAGLSDNFYEKAGNKLERIQSLIAKNNPEFVAKLAVYTRTKMHLRSVPLVLAVELAKTNNGNGLVSKTVNGVVQRADEIAELLAYYQMANTRTGAKKLNRLSKQVQKGLAMAFNKFDEYQFAKYNRAAEVKLRDALFLVHPKAANEEQQAVFTKIANDTLQTPYTWETELSALGQKKFESPVVKAAVFKVKWEELIASNKMGYMATMRNLRNMLEANVSMVHLEKVAAYLSNEKAVANSKQLPFRFLAAYRELKELNYKGVSILLDALEDAVTASAANIAGFDSNTSVVIACDVSGSMQKAVSAKSKIMLYDVGLMLGMLLQSRCKNVVSGMFGDRWKIINMPKRNVLSNVNEYYRREGEVGYSTNGYLVIDDLIRRNEIVDKVMMFTDVQLWSTGLMANQMEIKWKAYKRIAPKAKLYLFDLAGYGNTPLRMTRHDVHLIAGWSDKIFDLLAAMENGQTAVEVINKMEL
- a CDS encoding tyrosine-type recombinase/integrase encodes the protein MATIKLLLRTSKTLADGSHPIVIRVTVNRKSKFIFTGKTAKVSQWDAALGLTNKKHPLHSELNIYLSQRLLDAQTELLELQRQKKGFSAGTVREIIKDNKPSMTFVQFCDKLLAELKEQGRIGTRGTYRSIKNSVLRFTNNNQQLTFLDIDLAFLVKYEQYLKANGFKNSYIKTMLNKLQALFGKAILERVVKKNNNPFLEYSLSHLRPEYQHRSLDKAKLEILLNYIAETGSIKHDTINYFTFSYYCWGINFTDMAKLQWKDIYNGRLVYNRAKTGKLYNILLLEPALKVVEYYKQLKYGENVIPPAEDYIFPILDPVKYNTPSKATHRIEMKLSLTNKYLKIIEAELGLGEKVTFYMARHTFATQLLRKDVATAKIQNMLGHSTERMTQVYLDSFKNDELDEVSKLLVG
- a CDS encoding helix-turn-helix domain-containing protein, with the protein product MTGYPTNPPRQNGQKLGTKFGVGWMPTPCTFSSQICCTYSKHKMAANPFTELSEKLDALTQQVAEMNRKMQGQTFQIDKPLTVQEAATYLCLSKSRLYHLTSQRALPFFKRGQATLFRKEELDKWLQSKRQKSADEIRQDAKSYKG
- a CDS encoding winged helix-turn-helix transcriptional regulator; amino-acid sequence: MRTDRTTPQNTHPAPIDGFDYRRIDIAEVRKHLNQFVKDFNQKAATPKERIRGGLFLTLLKVCDAYVRQNNRVGCLTINPIPCRMNNVRLAHLVKVDKRTILNHLSKLEQMGIVQKTFRGTKADYELTVPAWILLYDPQSSNNTLLGNQPTADSTENTDKAKNVRQSNLVNSLEKSNIHSIPCELGDNGIENNSGQPPLSADTAKPLGLFSCTPLKADGCVENPPLSTDEFPEQRLGGGAAAKKYPAWQLAMVLEFYRYAISSLYPYHQFDKETERKIKNKLFNHVYGSFKQPLTRDGWEKYQQTLIQRVDLIAAWKERPLEGDKTKKYQQGKFIVNPITFFDNKCPYGFIQTEQWLLLQYKRKALIKAELELDKARKELLTDTDRLKVYRKWETRFKNKKLPEAEVMFYHAMTNIQKQWALQKQRVVAPTT